The Microplitis demolitor isolate Queensland-Clemson2020A chromosome 8, iyMicDemo2.1a, whole genome shotgun sequence genome has a segment encoding these proteins:
- the LOC128668483 gene encoding oocyte zinc finger protein XlCOF26-like, which translates to MTKLVEHLKNTHGIENAFNCDECGKSFKSPMNIARHKLIHSGLKKFSCDVCEYSCHQKANLETHKRRHAQDYAFKCGVCKKGFVSKADFLEHEILHTNVKFRCEICNKNYSYKRNLDAHLRLCHYELRKMNKTSQYNCTECKVAFATLRTLKNHQRNRHRVKKRQEYLCDLCGAKVSSKKALDIHTRTHTGERNVSCDLCPKKFTTKENLKIHRRTHTGEKPYVCNECGKEFAQRSPLVIHLRYHNGETPYWCPECGRGFVTNNFLQKHRKNHDISKIVVPRFKYEQPLHS; encoded by the coding sequence ATGACTAAGCTAGTCGAGCATCTGAAGAATACTCACGGCATTGAGAACGCTTTCAACTGCGACGAGTGCGGGAAATCCTTCAAAAGTCCCATGAATATCGCGCGGCACAAATTGATCCACTCGGGGcttaaaaaattctcttgcGACGTCTGCGAGTACTCGTGCCACCAGAAGGCCAATTTAGAAACGCACAAACGGAGACACGCGCAAGATTATGCGTTCAAGTGCGGCGTTTGCAAAAAAGGTTTTGTCTCTAAAGCGGATTTTCTTGAGCACGAAATTTTGCACACGAACGTAAAGTTTCGATGCGAGatctgcaataaaaattattcttacaAACGAAATCTGGATGCGCACTTGAGGCTCTGTCACTACGAGCTGAGGAAAATGAATAAGACGAGTCAGTATAATTGTACCGAGTGCAAAGTGGCCTTCGCGACCCTCAGAACGCTGAAGAATCACCAGCGAAATCGTCACCGCGTTAAGAAGCGGCAAGAATATCTCTGCGACCTCTGCGGCGCAAAAGTATCCTCGAAAAAAGCTCTCGATATTCACACGCGGACGCACACCGGTGAGAGAAACGTCAGTTGCGATTTATGCCCGAAAAAATTCACCACCAAAGAGAACCTTAAAATTCACAGACGAACTCACACGGGAGAGAAACCGTATGTGTGCAACGAATGCGGTAAAGAATTTGCTCAGAGGTCTCCGCTGGTAATTCATTTGCGTTATCACAACGGCGAGACTCCCTACTGGTGTCCAGAATGTGGCAGAGGTTTTGTCACCAATAATTTTCTACAGAAACATCGAAAAAATCACGATATCTCGAAAATTGTCGTCCCGCGCTTCAAATACGAGCAACCGCTTCATTCttaa